Genomic segment of Sander lucioperca isolate FBNREF2018 chromosome 20, SLUC_FBN_1.2, whole genome shotgun sequence:
CTCATGGATGAGAGGTGAAGCCCATCATGAACTGAGATCCAAATTACCCTAAGGCTACTTGATAATGGAAAACTCTAGTAAATCTAATgaatcaaaacaataaaatatgagCTTGTGCCAAACGGCAGATCACTGTGCCTACAAGTCACACAGTCTGTTccaatattttctttattacCTTAGAGCAGGTTTAGCaaccctgctgctgctgtctgttctGCTCTTGTCAAATAAACATTACCTTGAGTTTGTTTACCCCAAAACTTGATTGAACAGTTGTAATCAATTCTGCTTACTGTGGCTTTATACCACAAGATTGCCTCTGCAGCTATAATAGCTGCTTTTCAGCCATCtcatattattaaaaaaaaaaaaaatctcatctCATTCTCATTGTGACAATAAAAACTAACACGGCTGGAGTCTAATAATGTGTTAATAGTCACTATTTTTGCACTTAGGTGACAGAGATGTGTAAACATCCCAGTCAGATGTGAGGTCACCATACATGTATTGTTCCATTGATTGATTTGGTAGTTGCCAGCTAAGTCGCTAAGTTGTGACGTTTAGAGAACGCAAAGCACTGCAACCTAACAGCAAATAAAAGGTGTAGTCTATATTATGTTGTGTCACAAGGTAAGTAATTAGTGCTAATGTGAATTTCTATTTTCCCTATCTAAATACTCTCTAGATCCAGAATacaaaaatgtcatgtttttttttacagaactgTGAAGAATTTCCAATGAAACAGTACTACTTGAAATGCAAATAGCTAATATTGAATCAAATGGCTCTGTGTCATGTTAGAGGGTGGAAAGTACTAATAATGCCACAGAGAGTCAACACCCAGCTTTCACAGCTCCGCGCAGCTTTTAGCTGACGTTTGATCATTATTTTGGCTTACCAGCTCACATTTAGACTGTATAGGTTCTTAGTAGCCCCCCCCGTATTATCTAGTTGTAGCTTTAACTTTGTATGGTGCTGCTTATTTTTGCTAATTTTAGGGTTTGATAGAAAACCATGCaagcaaaatgttttattttacaattcTGCAATTAGCTGTGACAGTGGTTCAACATTGATTCtaaccaggaaaaaaaaaattatgaaatttAATTGATACTATCATGTTTTCTTACCTTTCAAAATGTCTAAACATATTCTTCCCAGTTTGTCAACATTGGGGTGGTAGATTTTGGTCATGAATCGTACTTTGGGAGCTGCCATAGGATACTCTTCTGGAAGAAATAGTTCAAGTCTAAATGTGCCTCCTTCAAAAGGAGAGTCTTGAGGCCCTGCAATGATCACATGGAAGTAACGTGCATTCCCTTCATCCGGAGTAGCCGTGATCCCTGGAACAGGCTCTGCCATCAACCGCTGTGTCTCCTGAGTGTGGTCAGAATgagaaatacataacactattATTGACATTTCTGAGAAGAAAAACAGTGCTGTAGGTGTAGACTACACCCTGCTTAGTCACACACCCACACTTCCAAACTCAGCCACATATACAGTAGACAAAAGCACATTCCATTCCACAAGCTATTGTTCAGTATAGAAGGTAGCTAAGGGGCTGGGACACTCCTACTGCACAATGACTGACTTTAATTAATACACACAAAAAGAACTTCCCAGCatgtttaacttttaatttgttaaataaaatgatcaattTCGGAATGCAGCTACCAATAGTGCCATATATAAACTAATACTAATTATTTGgtatataaaatgtcataaaaaacaaaacaaaatgtccaTCATGAATTCATAATTACCCAGAACCCAAAGGATTTGAAATTGCTTGTCCTGTCCACACTAACATCCCAAACACATTGTTTACTATCACATAAATCTAACTCAACCAGCATATTCAAAGTTAGAGACAGTAACCAGTGAATTTCGAGCATTTGACTAAAATGGCTAAATAATGATCAAAATAGTTACTGATCAGTCAATCGAAAAATTGATTAATCGACTTACTGTTTTAGCTCAGTTATTTTATGATGCATTTGATTACAGTAATTCACTTAACAGATGATTCCAGTTTGTCGTGTAACGTCGCATACAATTCTATTATCAAAAGCGCAGTTGCATAATTTTGAGTCTTAAAGTATTGTGCGACACTAAAGGATAATCGACAATGGGAATCTAAAGGAGGAATTGTAACATTTTCCATATTTCGGCATTTAATAAAGCAGGTGCACCGGAACATCTGCAGTCAACAAGAAGGAAACTAGTTAAATCCTGTTGAAATATTGTTCATGTCTTCGTTAAGATTGGAAAACAAACTGCAGGTTCCCGTAGTGGAAGCTTGTGTCGTGTTTTCACTTCGTCAACGGTATGCTACTAGCTGAGAAAACCAGCTTAATCCGAGAAATAGCTGCTAGATGTGGCGGAACAGGCTGATCGCGCCCACAGTTGCCGGGCCTGGCCCAGTGAAGTTGCGGTGAGGTTGAGGGAGGAAACCGCAACAGACCTTAGATTCCTCCCTAAATCATTGTTTCGTTTTATAGAAAAGAAGCAACACGAACATTTTGCTCAATTAcaagcattttaatgttttgagACCACCAGGACAGCAGGATCAGCGCAGACATGTGTATCAATCACCGAAGCTACCGCTGctagcctaacgttagctaacatagCGAAACCATTCATAAGGCGACTAGGACAAATTGTCAGAATTTGTTGATCATACTATAATATTAGCACCCCAGTGATGTGAAAACTACAATTTtcagaacaacaacaactctacttgaaccaaaaaaaaaaaaaaaacacatttaggaCAGAAGGGAGTAAACGGAAGTGGCAAACAAAACACTTGCAGACACGGATCAGCGAGCTAGCTtgataactagctagctagctagcaagatGAGAGCTAATTGTGCTAGTCGCGCTAAAGTCAGGCTACACGTTGAATGGCAGTAATTGTACGTCCATATTCTCACCACATAAACTTTAAAATACCCACACACgggttatataatatatatatacaatgtcCGGTGTAAAGTGTACCTTAACAATCCTACGAGGCAAACCGGCCATCTTGTGTTAGCTATTATATTTTTAGCCGTGGACTCGCCTTCTCTTCAGGTTGGATTGACTGAGCTGCCGGGGCGGAGACAGATAACTCACTCTTCCGGTGGCTTCAGATGACGTAAGAAAATATGCTGCTGTTCATTGTTGTCTATGTAAAGATGGATATAAATACTAATCGTAAAATTACTCCTAGATTCAGGTACTTCAAAATAGAAAGTGAAGAGCTTGGTTTAAGGTATATTCTTCTATGGGTAGACTTTCTAAAAATAATGTGGTGTGTAGTACGTGCACCGTTCTAGTAGCAAGAACGTCAATGACCGTCAAGAGCACATTCATTGGCAGTGCccgcccaggaggtgaactggcacctctccagttACCAGTCCacctcttaatacatccatggtccacctccatactttggtccgtatggacCAAATCCGTATGGgaacttgaaccagcaaccctccggttcccaaaccaactccctactgactgagccaccccaagtataataataataataagtatggGTACAGTAAAGTCTGTGCAacccacaaaaaaaagaaaaagctttgAAATGACCATGTAAATGTGTAATGTAGTCATTTTGAGGGGGTCAACCTCTTTTAGTTAAATTTTGTAGGGACCTAacttgtaaatacattttaggaGCACCAGCTTCTGTCAGTGTTTGCTCATTTGGGAGATACATTTTTCTAGATCTCATTGTTGTAAACCTTTGTGTCTTGCAGTGAGCAGGACCTTGACTACGCTATGCAAAACAGTTTTGTTTTACTTGCAGGGACATCATTACATTATATGAACACATCTTAAAGCTCAGCCAACTCCAGAATATTCTGTGACACTAAGATACAAAAATCCTAAGGATGCACTGCTGTCAGTTATAAGAGTAGATTGTTGATACAGAGTTGGTGCTGAAGTGGTTAGCATATAACATTAACAAAAACACTCAAGTATATGATATACTTTGTTTTGCATACacaatatttatttactttttctcCACAGCTACAATCTGTTCACCAGGATTTTGAATTACGGGCACCAAGTCCATTAGATTCATATTTGCAGGATAAATTATAAAAGGCCATACAATCTAGGGAAGTAAATGTATACAGTATCGCAGTAGACtaaacaaaatacaagtataagTTTCAAAGCCATATAATTGTTCCGTTGTAGTGGCACTGACTCAAAAACTCATGACAACCCTTGGAATATTTAACAGTTTATTATACAttattgtgacaataaaacagacaaacatttgTAGTTTTGTAACTTTAGCCTTCAACTATCTGTCCTTTGGGGGGTCCCTCTTTCTGCGTCTCATGTGGTACCTGTGAACAGTGACACAGAAGGAAATTAATTTTGACCAATATCTATCTAACATCTTTTCTTTCAGCTCTTAAACTCTGATTCACAATTATATACTGCATAATATAGTAAagttgtgtgtgtattatttatatatatatatatatatatatatatatatatatatatatatatatatatatatatatatatatatatatatatatatatgtgtgtgtgtatatatatatatatacacacacacacatacatatatatatatatatacacatacatatatatatatatatatatatatatatatatatatatatatatatatatatatatacacacacacatatatacacacacacacacatatatatatatatacacacacacacacacatatatatatatatatacatacacacacatatatacacatatatatatatatatatatacacacatatatatatatatatatatatatatatatatatatacacacatatatatatatatatatatacacacatatacatatatatatatatatatatatatatacacatatatatatacacatatatatatatatatatatatatatatatacatatatatatatatatatacacacacacacacacatatatatatatacatacacacacatatatacacatatatatatatatatatatatacacacatatatatatatatatatatatatatatacacacatatatatatatatatatatatatatacacacatatatatatatatatatatatatacacacatatacatatatatatatatatatatatacacacatatacatatatatatatatatatacacacatatacatatatatatatatatatatatatatatatatatatatatacacacacatatatatatatatatatatatatatatatatattatatatatatatatatatatatatatatatatatatatatatatatatatatatatatatatatatacacacacatatatatatatatatatatatacacacacatatacatatatatatatatatatatatatatatatatatatatatatatatatatacatatatatatatatacatatatatatatatacatatatatatatatatatatatatacatatatatatatatatatatatacatatatatacatatatatatatatacatatatatatacatacatatatatatatatatatatatatatatatatatatatatatatatacacatatatatatatatatatatatatatatatatatatattatatattatatatatatatatatatatatatatatatacacacacacacattatatatatatatatatacacatacacacacacacacacatatatatatatatacacattatatatacacacatatatatatatatatatatatacacacattatatatatatatatatatatatatatatatatatatatatatatatatatatatatatatatatatatatacatatacatacccctatgttaaattcccatagaggaaggcagatttttatttttaaaggccagttatttcatggatccaggatactacgCATTCTGATaaagttttatttcagttagcctaatagctggtttgatttgcactgatatggatcttatctcagttagctattaggctaactgaaataaaaccatgccaatctctaggtatggtgaagggtatgtgatgatgtggggctattttaattccaaaggccaagggaactttatcaggatgcatagtatcctggatccatgaaataactggcctttaaaaataaaaatctgccttcctctatgggaatttaacataggggtatgtataattatggcccctgtattttaaggaagaacatttatttatttacaatacattattcattcacaaaacaaattggtgtccttaaaaggtcggatttttcctcatttctttaattaaggcattaacatcaatttccaaaagatgattttttttattcctgtttttagtcaactttagcatgggtatgaatacttatgagcagcactgtatatgcACACAATTTTACGGTACAGTGGAATAACCAGAAAAATGACTACAAGAAGCCACCAAGTATCCATATTAAAGTCAGCAACTGATCTAATCCTGATAGGCCAGTACTATAACCACACGTATGCAGAAAAATTtataaaatgacacattttttaATGTACTCACTGTCCTACTGGATACCACCGATGTTTGGTGGTGAAAAACATCTTGCTCAGCTCCTCTATAGTGGGCCCCTTCTTGTCCTTCAGCACCTCCTTGCTGAGGTGGGCCTTTAAAATCTGGTCGTGGGTCTCAACCGGTGTGTTCAAGGGGTCTGGCCGTTCTATAGGCTGCAAAGATTTACTGTCATGAACAAGGTTCCCTCTTGcatattttaaaattatatgGTAATTCCCAGCAATCCTGAAACAATTTCCATCTATCTTTTTGTACTGATTACTGTTATTAGTCTAACTGATGCACATCTGTGAATTAGGAGTTAAAAAGGGTTAAAATATTCCTTAAcacttcatttttattttttaaagcacagaGCCTCTGCTTTCTCTCTTTGATAGAAATAGTGCTACTCTATTAGATAATGTCACAACTGACACATTGATATATACCGCATAAGGCTAGAGAGCACTCTCTTACCTGGGTAAACTCATAGGGAACGTCGACAGTAGGATGGTAGCACACTATGGTTTTCCCATCTGAGGTCACACCGATTTCCACATTGCTAAATTCAAGAAAATTAGGTTATTGTCCTGATTATaacaaaacttattttaaaagtattcTGTTTTTACATATACACTCCAAactattttttatgtttcttcttcatttATTTGGTTCACAATAACTATAATAATTTGCAGACAGGCCAAGTATCCAACTAGCATAACTTAGCATTTTACAAAACCTCCAGTGTGTCCCTACACTTACATTTATACAGCACAACCAAATGTTAATTACAAAATAGTGAGAACCTCCTGACAACCAAGGTGCAGCAACTTTGCTCCACTTCATTAAACTTCTTAGCACATCACCAAGACAGAGCTGCCATCTATGGGGGACCTCTACACCCAGCGATGTAAGAAGGCGGCCAACAGGATAATCAGAGACCCAAATCATCCTGCTGCCGTCCGGCAGATGGTACTGCTTCATCTGGTCCCTCACCATATGACTAGAACTTTTGAGCTCTGAGCTCATCGCATGTCACTTTACCCTAAAGCCATCACGTTATATACTTTTACACAAGTGTTTACACCTCTGTATGGATGTttcatgtttacattcagcTTATTCATTTGCAATAACTGTCTTCCAAAAAtctatgacactttttttttcacatttatcatttcatttttagaTACTAATTtagtatattttttttgttttacttgtgATTATCTTTGTTATACAAATTTAATTAGCATTGTTGGAGGGACCCTGCTGAGACCCAAGATTTTCAGTGACAACGACTGCTTTTGTTATTGTTATGCATTGATAATAAATAATTGAAACTTGACACTTTTGCACAATCTGCAACTTGACCTCTCATTTTGTGTAATCCGGTTAATAATTAGCTAAAAATGTAGTATTTGTTGATAAAAAAATCGTCATAATAGGTTTAAACGAGACTTAGCGCCATAACTAGAGTAGACTAAATGGGACTAGGTGCACTCTTTACTTTTTTGAATTCAAACGTTTCAGCTCTTAACAAAGCCTACCAGTTCGGGCCATCAGGTGAAGGACCAGTGACGCTGGACTTCTGTCGCATTGGCACCACACATGCTGCAACAGAAAACCAAACAGGTGAGACAGACACTTGCAATTAAAATAGTTAGCAGGACACATTTCAACTTATGTTAGCTAGAAATTATACATCGCATTTGAAAGCATAAACCCCTGCAGACCACCGTTAAGACAGTTATGGCGCCCGCTTGcgagttttttgtttgttgttttttttttacagaaaatacGGTTTTTACAGTGGAAACAAAAGTAGTGCTAGCCAAATCAAAGTGTTTACCTACTAAACATACTCTCAAGGTTAGCCTCTGTTAGCTAAATACTCCCAACACCGTTGCGCTAACGGTTATAAACGGTAAACTAATATGACCTCCAGCAAATACCTGATAAAATGATCAAAAACACAACTTACTTTGTACACGCAGTAGTGTGGTACCGTTAGAAAGTCGCGTTAATAGACTATGAAGCTTGCACAAATGACTTGACGCCATGCTTAATTATTTTTCGGGTGTGCAACACTATAATATTTCCGTCCTAGCACTCAGACGACCTCATTTTTGTTCCACTTTTCAAACGACCATCAGTCATACAAAAATAATCCAACCCTTTCCCAAATAAACACTATTTTTGTACAACTGATGAATACACTATATACTTGAAAAAACTAGTCACTTCTTTTGCATTTAAAAGCTGTATTTAAACAACACATTTACGAgttttgtccatttttatttcttacGTACCTCGTGCATCATCCAATATGATGGTAAAGGCAATCAGATCATAACTAATAACCTTGGTGAATATTAATAAGTTACTACTTTCCAAGCAAAAGTTATAGTGGAATACAAATTCGGTCTGCCACAAAACATATTCCCTCTTTATAATGCACAAATGATGCCCTACCAtcaagtattttattttgtatacttCAGATCATGTCTAATGACCTTGGTAAACATGTAGAAGTTTCTTTCAGTCTATGAGGTTTGTTGTGTCGGATATACACTTTGAATCCTGACTGGAGTTACTACGTCTGCGATCCAGGTGAGGTTAATGCAGCTCAAAGTATGATCAGTTTGAAGGGGGAATtattttgtccccaccggggataaaaaataattcagcagaggtaAGGATATCTGGatcagaaagggggaaatcccatgcATTCCCCCCGGCACATCGCACCCTGCGTAACAGTACTCGTTTTACTGCAGGAACGTAGGTACCGAGAGACGGAATTCTAGCGGACCTCTGGCCCTTAAATGGAGAAAACATAATAAAGTACCTGTACCTGCGTGCTGGTGCCCCACCGCATGcaccttttttttctcacccCTTCCCCTCAGACAGCCTGAGtccaccactgatctgagggtTGCAAATTTCCAAATAACAAAAagttttacatattttatacactgtatttatttattgaatatgCAGCATTTTAATGAGTCTATTATCTTTCAATACTATGGCCAGATGTGAGTACACagatttattttgacatttaattTTACCATTCATTACCAGGAAACCCAGGTATGCAATAATTCAGGTGAAAATAGTTTTAGTAGCATattacatttgtaaatgtacaAAGAAAGGCAAACTGAAAGAGTATAATATAAACAATTCAGAGTAATTCAAATATTCAAATCACTGCTTTCACCTgaaaatcaaaaacaaattCTTGGAAATATTCaataatatgaatataaaaaacaacaacctcttTTTCCTTAACACATTTTTGAGTTTGCAAAGCTACTGTTATCTTTGCAGAGAGACAAGCTGAACATGTTTTCAGGTGTTTTAGGTCCAGTTAGCATTCTGGCCAACCATTCAAATCCTTCAGGAATGCAGCTTAATTTATTCACCTTACCCCTTGAACTACTGCACTATGAGGAACACCACAACAAGCGGAGCAGCTTGATATGTTGCTCAgtttattcatgttaacaggCTGTTGATGCATCCAGAGTGTGACTAGGAGACTTCCATCTCTGCTGTGGCTGCAGTGCTGGATGCTTGTGATCCCGTGTTCGCCACCAAGCGCTCTCGACTGCC
This window contains:
- the ube2nb gene encoding ubiquitin-conjugating enzyme E2Nb, translating into MAGLPRRIVKETQRLMAEPVPGITATPDEGNARYFHVIIAGPQDSPFEGGTFRLELFLPEEYPMAAPKVRFMTKIYHPNVDKLGRICLDILKDKWSPALQIRTVLLSIQALLSAPNPDDPLANDVAEQWKKNESNAIETARSWTKLYAGNTEV
- the mrpl42 gene encoding 39S ribosomal protein L42, mitochondrial; protein product: MASSHLCKLHSLLTRLSNGTTLLRVQTCVVPMRQKSSVTGPSPDGPNCNVEIGVTSDGKTIVCYHPTVDVPYEFTQPIERPDPLNTPVETHDQILKAHLSKEVLKDKKGPTIEELSKMFFTTKHRWYPVGQYHMRRRKRDPPKDR